Proteins co-encoded in one Ziziphus jujuba cultivar Dongzao chromosome 9, ASM3175591v1 genomic window:
- the LOC107425753 gene encoding rho-N domain-containing protein 1, chloroplastic isoform X1 — translation MPQALHFVAKSVPGYGLPDGRCLLCSGVSGRAVTMNPCSSGFFSPFHSQVNILSLKCTSSGASYVCKASSSGYRRNPDFSRQNRHGYSRGRNRQNEERESYENLEESDILSSKNGPFLSLSNSPKFQATSAPGPREKEIVELFRKVQAQLRERAAMKEEKKTEAMQGEAKDNETVDSLLKLLRKHSEQAKSSSSGGSNKDFVLDQPEQNGHYNRAKSTGSFDSNSSLKDDTQEPATSFTRPVSKFQRKSPVPRFKYQPIDSDADTINLEPHVNSISTRKKHQVETVSKSELELESVPESGLAHYTEPEPELEPNPEPELVQLLENESLGVDDAHDDHVETGDEQELIEDRDFSGWKLPDLRALAKSRGLKGYSKLKKSELVDLLGGMSA, via the coding sequence GCTATGGACTGCCAGATGGTAGATGTCTCCTGTGTTCAGGAGTTTCTGGAAGAGCAGTCACTATGAATCCTTGCTCTTCTGGTTTTTTCAGTCCATTCCATTCACAGGTCAATATCTTATCATTAAAGTGTACTTCCTCGGGGGCATCTTATGTGTGCAAGGCAAGTTCTAGTGGTTATCGTagaaacccagatttctctagGCAAAATAGGCATGGGTATTCCCGGGGCAGGAACAGGCAAAATGAAGAGAGGGAGAGCTATGAAAACCTTGAAGAATCTGATATCTTGTCTTCAAAAAATGGGCCATTTCTCTCCCTCTCAAATAGCCCAAAATTCCAGGCAACATCAGCCCCTGGTCCTAGAGAAAAGGAGATTGTTGAACTATTCAGAAAGGTCCAGGCTCAGCTTCGAGAGAGAGCTGCcatgaaagaagaaaagaagactgAAGCAATGCAAGGAGAAGCTAAAGATAATGAAACTGTGGATTCCCTCCTTAAGCTATTAAGGAAGCATTCTGAGCAAGCAAAGAGCAGCAGTAGTGGAGGCAGCAACAAAGACTTTGTGTTGGACCAACCAGAACAGAATGGGCATTACAATAGAGCGAAAAGCACAGGCTCTTTTGATTCAAATAGCAGCCTGAAAGATGATACCCAAGAACCTGCAACCTCTTTTACCAGACCTGTATCAAAATTTCAACGCAAGTCTCCTGTTCCCCGATTCAAATACCAGCCTATTGATTCTGATGCGGACACTATCAATTTAGAGCCACATGTAAATTCAATTTCAACGAGAAAGAAGCATCAGGTTGAGACAGTTTCTAAATCTGAGTTGGAGTTGGAGTCGGTGCCAGAGTCAGGGCTTGCTCACTATACAGAGCCTGAACCTGAGCTCGAGCCCAACCCAGAGCCAGAGCTTGTGCAATTGTTAGAGAACGAGTCTTTGGGTGTTGACGATGCCCATGATGATCATGTTGAAACTGGTGATGAACAAGAATTGATTGAAGATAGGGATTTCAGTGGATGGAAACTTCCAGATCTTAGAGCACTGGCAAAGTCTCGTGGCCTGAAAGGGTATTCAAAATTGAAGAAAAGTGAGCTTGTGGATTTGCTAGGCGGGATGTCAGCTTGA
- the LOC107425753 gene encoding rho-N domain-containing protein 1, chloroplastic isoform X2, translated as MLIENFGYGLPDGRCLLCSGVSGRAVTMNPCSSGFFSPFHSQVNILSLKCTSSGASYVCKASSSGYRRNPDFSRQNRHGYSRGRNRQNEERESYENLEESDILSSKNGPFLSLSNSPKFQATSAPGPREKEIVELFRKVQAQLRERAAMKEEKKTEAMQGEAKDNETVDSLLKLLRKHSEQAKSSSSGGSNKDFVLDQPEQNGHYNRAKSTGSFDSNSSLKDDTQEPATSFTRPVSKFQRKSPVPRFKYQPIDSDADTINLEPHVNSISTRKKHQVETVSKSELELESVPESGLAHYTEPEPELEPNPEPELVQLLENESLGVDDAHDDHVETGDEQELIEDRDFSGWKLPDLRALAKSRGLKGYSKLKKSELVDLLGGMSA; from the coding sequence GCTATGGACTGCCAGATGGTAGATGTCTCCTGTGTTCAGGAGTTTCTGGAAGAGCAGTCACTATGAATCCTTGCTCTTCTGGTTTTTTCAGTCCATTCCATTCACAGGTCAATATCTTATCATTAAAGTGTACTTCCTCGGGGGCATCTTATGTGTGCAAGGCAAGTTCTAGTGGTTATCGTagaaacccagatttctctagGCAAAATAGGCATGGGTATTCCCGGGGCAGGAACAGGCAAAATGAAGAGAGGGAGAGCTATGAAAACCTTGAAGAATCTGATATCTTGTCTTCAAAAAATGGGCCATTTCTCTCCCTCTCAAATAGCCCAAAATTCCAGGCAACATCAGCCCCTGGTCCTAGAGAAAAGGAGATTGTTGAACTATTCAGAAAGGTCCAGGCTCAGCTTCGAGAGAGAGCTGCcatgaaagaagaaaagaagactgAAGCAATGCAAGGAGAAGCTAAAGATAATGAAACTGTGGATTCCCTCCTTAAGCTATTAAGGAAGCATTCTGAGCAAGCAAAGAGCAGCAGTAGTGGAGGCAGCAACAAAGACTTTGTGTTGGACCAACCAGAACAGAATGGGCATTACAATAGAGCGAAAAGCACAGGCTCTTTTGATTCAAATAGCAGCCTGAAAGATGATACCCAAGAACCTGCAACCTCTTTTACCAGACCTGTATCAAAATTTCAACGCAAGTCTCCTGTTCCCCGATTCAAATACCAGCCTATTGATTCTGATGCGGACACTATCAATTTAGAGCCACATGTAAATTCAATTTCAACGAGAAAGAAGCATCAGGTTGAGACAGTTTCTAAATCTGAGTTGGAGTTGGAGTCGGTGCCAGAGTCAGGGCTTGCTCACTATACAGAGCCTGAACCTGAGCTCGAGCCCAACCCAGAGCCAGAGCTTGTGCAATTGTTAGAGAACGAGTCTTTGGGTGTTGACGATGCCCATGATGATCATGTTGAAACTGGTGATGAACAAGAATTGATTGAAGATAGGGATTTCAGTGGATGGAAACTTCCAGATCTTAGAGCACTGGCAAAGTCTCGTGGCCTGAAAGGGTATTCAAAATTGAAGAAAAGTGAGCTTGTGGATTTGCTAGGCGGGATGTCAGCTTGA